The following are from one region of the Aspergillus luchuensis IFO 4308 DNA, chromosome 4, nearly complete sequence genome:
- a CDS encoding calcium/hydrogen antiporter (BUSCO:EOG09260KWP;~COG:P;~EggNog:ENOG410PGXA;~InterPro:IPR004837,IPR005185;~PFAM:PF01699,PF03733;~TransMembrane:14 (o270-296i405-425o431-454i498-519o539-560i572-592o604-624i636-659o704-724i924-944o956-981i993-1017o1029-1049i1061-1079o);~go_component: GO:0016021 - integral component of membrane [Evidence IEA];~go_process: GO:0055085 - transmembrane transport [Evidence IEA]) — translation MSNNDEREGQGPSHPIDPADSSSNVDNEDMSSGAYRQQRNATQSRRNYGTLDSPARMDLDPRLEENQPESSSRMPTSQSTSTPPLQPDRPRKPSVTRRMSSKRQVPHKGQEFSTEDDVQEVEEDIALQHASNPQSSPRIRPLRKQSSTLRRRLNARMNSPLIQPETENESEEVTGLPDPGTELEPSAEQSESGSPDSNDNNDEDEAETSDAESFTLKDRQQAINETHPFGIRLWKPALYKKSRSVEKTAEGDIHSSPGGRVGNLLFLTNLLWTVFFGWWLALAALTGAVACFVFAYSPSALEYGRVFSGLSWYLIYPFGSFVRLDTDENYAEEDEGEGRSISEYEQWQNGDLEHGRLFFGPRRDRSLVGRRRNSVDSASEQDSLLGRTQRGSPRESPLSHPKRRLFGRGEWTLGRVVFFVFFYFLVGPLMLLVSLLCWLLVFWIPMGRVTIILFDHLRRHPLALSYHSDTTYTRLSPGSSSSVLLCTYRAAGLRYWKYTVGGTNIFLINLLGVVLFVIFDYFLLSETLGLQSAITHPGLIFTLALVSIIPLAYFIGQAVASISAQSSMGMGAAVNAFFSTVVEVYLYCVALTEGKGQLVEGSIIGSIFAGILFLPGLSMCFGAIKRKTQRFNVKSAGVTSTMLMFAVIAAFGPTLFYQIYGSHELNCRLCVTTVGTEDSDCRRCYFSQTPAVNDSFFRKAVQPYSWFAAIFLFLSYVIGLWFTLRTHAALIWATEVEEKKAVALANEQAAYEARHGDFPHIQAGSTGGSITKGSVRDSQLYKRILGQSLKQVGLSENPNDHNAQSDSTSSLQGKSTTPYLVPPRTEGDDSNPKLRNFTGLSNEDNEDLVRQVTEVAATAAAVAARDAARTRKPLAQQASTRQAAKSPADQVKTLLEESEDIGLEPGHTSGGHDAPNWSKTRSSVILLGATILYAVIAEILVNTVDVVLESVDIDEKFLGITLFALVPNTTEFLNAISFAMNGNIALSMEIGSAYALQVCLLQIPALVLFSALYARVIDPSELLSHTFNLIFPQWDMVSVILCVFLLSYVHGEGKSNYFKGSILVLTYLVVVIGFYLSGYSNLETMGVDRFDTLALGSSPVEKYYTIGRTRSGRAF, via the exons ATGTCAAACAACGACGAAAGGGAGGGTCAGGGTCCTTCTCATCCCATCGATCCCGCCGACTCATCGTCAAACGTCGATAACGAGGATATGTCATCTGGAGCTTACCGTCAGCAGAGGAATGCGACACAATCCAGGCGGAACTATG GGACCTTGGATTCTCCCGCAAGGATGGACCTTGATCCCCGTCTGGAAGAAAACCAGCCAGAAAGCTCGAGTCGCATGCCTACCTCTCAGTCGACTTCCACCCCACCGCTGCAGCCCGACAGACCGAGGAAACCATCTGTAACACGCCGTATGTCTTCTAAGCGACAGGTACCTCACAAGGGGCAGGAATTTTCTACGGAGGATGATGTACAAGAAGTAGAGGAGGATATAGCTCTGCAACACGCGTCCAATCCCCAGTCATCGCCTAGGATACGTCCCTTGAGAAAACAGAGCTCGACTCTGCGACGAAGACTCAATGCTCGCATGAACAGCCCATTGATTCAACCGGAAACCGAAAACGAAAGCGAAGAAGTGACTGGCCTGCCTGATCCGGGTACGGAATTAGAGCCTTCGGCTGAACAGTCGGAGAGTGGGAGCCCTGATAGTAACGATaacaatgatgaagatgaagcagagACTAGTGATGCCGAAAGCTTCACGCTGAAGGATCGCCAGCAGGCCATCAACGAGACTCACCCTTTTGGGATAAGGCTCTGGAAACCTGCCTTGTACAAAAAGAGCCGTTCGGTAGAAAAGACCGCCGAAGGCGATATCCATTCGTCGCCTGGCGGTCGCGTGGGCAACTTGTTGTTCTTGACTAACCTTCTGTGGACAGTATTTTTTGGTTGGTGGTTAGCCTTGGCTGCGCTTACAGGTGCTGTCGCTTGTTTCGTCTTCGCATATTCCCCCAGCGCACTAGAATATGGGAGAGTCTTCTCGGGGCTTTCGTGGTACTTGATATATCCATTTGGTTCCTTCGTCCGTCTGGACACGGACGAAAATTacgcagaagaagacgagggtGAAGGCCGCAGCATTAGTGAGTACGAACAATGGCAGAATGGCGACTTAGAGCATGGCCGGCTGTTCTTCGGACCTCGACGCGATCGGTCACTGgtcgggagaagaagaaacagtgTCGACTCGGCCAGCGAACAAGATAGTCTTCTAGGGCGAACGCAAAGGGGCAGCCCTCGAGAGAGTCCCCTTAGCCATCCTAAGCGGCGCCTATTCGGTCGTGGCGAGTGGACGCTTGGCCGCGTCGTATTCTTCGTCTTTTTCTACTTTCTCGTAGGGCCTCTAATGCTTCTAGTCTCGCTGCTTTGCTGGTTATTGGTCTTCTGGATTCCCATGGGACGTGTGACCATTATCCTGTTTGATCACCTTCGTCGTCACCCCTTGGCTCTGTCGTACCATTCCGACACCACCTACACCAGACTCAGTCCCgggtcctcctcatccgtccTGTTATGCACCTATCGTGCAGCAGGGTTGAGATATTGGAAGTATACTGTCGGCGGGACCAACATTTTTTTGATCAACCTTCTTGGTGTCGTATTATTCGTCATTTTTGACTACTTTCTTCTCAGCGAGACACTGGGCCTCCAATCTGCCATCACGCACCCAGGTCTTATATTCACCCTTGCGCTTGTCTCCATCATTCCCTTGGCCTATTTCATTGGACAGGCCGTTGCATCGATTTCCGCTCAATCCTCCATGGGCATGGGTGCAGCTGTGAATGCCTTCTTCTCGACCGTAGTTGAAGTCTATCTTTACTGTGTTGCTTTAACCGAAGGCAAAGGGCAACTTGTTGAGGGCAGCATTATCGGTAGCATCTTTGCAGGTATCCTATTTCTTCCGGGACTTTCCATGTGCTTTGGCGCTATCAAGCGCAAGACCCAGCGGTTCAATGTGAAGTCTGCGGGCGTCACGTCGACAATGCTGATGTTTGCGGTTATTGCTGCATTCGGACCCACGCTCTTTTACCAGATATATGGCAGC CATGAGCTCAACTGCCGCTTATGCGTTACCACTGTAGGAACAGAGGACAGCGATTGTCGTCGCTGTTATTTTTCTCAGACGCCGGCCGTGAATGACAGCTTCTTCCGGAAGGCCGTCCAGCCATATTCGTGGTTCGCTGCTATATTCTTGTTCCTGTCCTACGTCATCGGGTTATGGTTCACGCTGAGGACCCATGCTGCTCTCATCTGGGCGACAGAAgtagaggagaagaaggctgtAGCTCTCGCAAACGAACAAGCCGCCTACGAAGCTCGACACGGCGATTTCCCTCACATTCAGGCTGGGAGCACTGGTGGTTCCATCACCAAGGGCTCGGTTCGGGATTCTCAACTGTACAAGCGCATACTGGGGCAGTCTCTAAAGCAGGTCGGACTATCTGAAAACCCCAATGATCATAACGCCCAATCCGACTCTACCTCCTCTTTGCAAGGAAAGAGCACAACACCATACCTTGTGCCCCCTCGGACGGAAGGCGACGATAGCAACCCCAAGCTGAGAAATTTCACTGGTCTGTCCAATGAAGACAATGAGGATCTTGTGCGCCAGGTGACAGAGGTTGCCGcaacggctgctgctgttgccgCTCGCGATGCGGCCCGAACAAGGAAGCCCTTggcccagcaagcaagcacgcGTCAAGCGGCTAAAAGTCCCGCTGATCAAGTGAAGACCTTGCTTGAGGAAAGCGAGGATATCGGGTTGGAGCCTGGCCATACTAGCGGCGGTCATGATGCACCCAACTGGAGTAAAACGAGAAGTTCTGTAATACTTCTGGGTGCTACTATTCTTTATGCTGTCATCGCAGAAATCCTCGTGAACACGGTGGACGTGGTCTTGGAAAGTGTCGACATCGATGAAAAGTTCCTTGGAATCACGCTCTTTGCCCTGGTCCCCAACACAACAGAGTTTCTG AACGCTATTTCGTTTGCTATGAACGGTAATATCGCGCTGTCCATGGAGATTGGTTCAGCCTACGCTCTCCAGGTCTGCCTTCTGCAGATTCCTGCTTTAGTTCTATTCAGTGCTCTCTACGCCCGCGTCATCGATCCTTCTGAGCTACTAAGCCACACCTTCAA CCTTATCTTCCCGCAGTGGGACATGGTGTCCGTGATCCTTTGTGTCTTTTTGCTCTCCTACGTGCACGGCGAAGGAAAGAGCAACTATTTTAAGGGCTCTATCCTCGTTCTTACGTACCTCGTGGTTGTGATTGGATTCTATCTCTCTGGCTACAGCAACTTGGAGACCATGGGTGTCGATCGTTTCGATACGCTGGCCCTTGGTTCGAGTCCAGTCGAGAAGTATTATACGATCGGTAGGACCAGGAGTGGAAGGGCTTTTTGA
- the RPT6 gene encoding proteasome regulatory particle base subunit RPT6 (COG:O;~EggNog:ENOG410PJ13;~InterPro:IPR041569,IPR003959,IPR027417,IPR003593, IPR032501,IPR003960,IPR005937,IPR035261;~PFAM:PF16450,PF00004,PF07724,PF17862,PF07728;~go_component: GO:0005737 - cytoplasm [Evidence IEA];~go_function: GO:0005524 - ATP binding [Evidence IEA];~go_function: GO:0016787 - hydrolase activity [Evidence IEA];~go_function: GO:0016887 - ATPase activity [Evidence IEA];~go_function: GO:0036402 - proteasome-activating ATPase activity [Evidence IEA];~go_process: GO:0030163 - protein catabolic process [Evidence IEA]): MALDNYYRNKIESMKLEIIQGQAVLRRLEAQRNDYNSRVRLLREELGLLQQPGSYVGEVVKVMSTKKVLVKVHPEGKYVVDIADGVDISKLTVGKRVALLSDSYKLEKMLPSSVDPLVSLMMVEKVPDSTYDMIGGLDQQIKEIKEVIELGLKHPELFESLGIAQPKGVLLYGPPGTGKTLLARAVAHHTDCRFIRVSGSELVQKYIGEGSRMVRELFVMAREHAPSIIFMDEIDSIGSSRIDSAGSGDSEVQRTMLELLNQLDGFEPTKNIKIIMATNRLDILDPALLRPGRIDRKIEFPPPSVEARADILRIHSRSMNLTRGINLTKIAEKMNGCSGAELKGVCTEAGMYALRERRVHVTQEDFDLATAKILNKHDDKEVAVSKLFK, translated from the exons ATGGCGCTCGACAACTATTATCGCAACAAGATTGAGAGCATGAAGCTCGAAATCATTCAGGGTCAGGCTGTCTTACGGAGACTGGAAGCACAGCGCAATGACTATAATTCGAGGGTGCGGTTACTTCGGGAAGAACTCGGCCTGCTTCAACAGCCTGGATCCTATGTCGGGGAGGTAGTCAAAGTGATGAGCACCAAGAAAGTCCTCGTCAAAGTGCATCCCGAGGGCAAATATG TGGTGGACATCGCGGATGGCGTTGATATCAGCAAGCTCACTGTAGGAAAGAGGGTCGCTTTACTCTCGGATTCCTAtaagttggagaagatgctaCCCTCGTCGGTTGACCCGCTGGTGTCGCTAATGATGGTCGAGAAGGTGCCTGATAGCACGTATGACATGATTGGTGGACTCGACCAGCAGATCAAGGAAATCAAGGAAGTCATCGAGCTTGGCTTAAAACATCCGGAGTTGTTCGAGTCGCTTGGTATTGCACAGCCAAAGGGAGTACTACTCTACGGACCTCCAGGAACCGGCAAAACCCTGCTTGCCCGAGCGGTAGCCCATCACACCGATTGTCGGTTTATCAGAGTGAGCGGATCGGAATTGGTGCAAAAATACATCGGTGAAGGTAGCCGTATGGTTCGCGAGCTATTCGTAATGGCTCGAGAGCATGCTCCCAGTATCATATTCATGGATGAGATCGACAGCATTGGATCCAGCCGTATAGACTCGGCGGGTTCGGGTGATTCAGAGGTACAGCGGACGATGCTTGAGCTTCTCAATCAATTGGACGGATTTGAGCCTACCAAaaacatcaagatcatcatggccaccAACCGGCTTGACATCCTGGACCCGGCCTTGCTACGTCCTGGCCGGATTGACCGGAAGATTGAGTTCCCCCCGCCGTC GGTGGAAGCACGTGCCGATATTTTGCGAATCCACTCGCGGTCGATGAACTTGACGCGAGGCATCAACCTAACGAAgattgcggagaagatgaacgGATGTTCTGGAGCTGAACTGAAGGGTGTGTGTACGGAAGCAGGCATGTACGCTCTGCGAGAGCGGCGAGTACATGTTACTCAGGAGGATTTCGACCTAGCCACCGCCAAGATCCTCAACAAGCACGACGACAAAGAAGTCGCGGTCTCCAAGCTTTTCAAGTAA